In the genome of Cryptomeria japonica chromosome 8, Sugi_1.0, whole genome shotgun sequence, one region contains:
- the LOC131046761 gene encoding protein DMR6-LIKE OXYGENASE 1-like, whose translation MTSTAPVVEKLLSNGHNHLHLQDKYVFPPGERPDMSQVCYLYRFPVIDLKDLDGPRRIKVVNEIKRSCEEDGFFQIMNHGVPETVMKSMMGIAKEFFEMRVEDRVCLYSEDPRQAVKVYTSFNVNKDKFFSWKDSLRHPCHPLEEFINSWPQKPTLYREVAGIYAKEIRVLVLRLLAAISEALGQDSDYLNAIFGKHTQEMLINYYPPCPNPDLTFGVVPHSDPSGITVLMQGDVSGLQVLKDGKWFAVEPIPNAFVVNLADQLQVISNGRFKSSEHRAVTNKTTARISIPSFYGPSFDSFIAPAASMVDEEHPALYRGYKFEEYMTAFFGQTLKGKSILDRFKIEVNP comes from the exons ATGACATCCACAGCCCCTGTTGTGGAGAAACTCCTGTCCAATGGCCACAATCATCTTCACCTTCAGGATAAGTATGTCTTTCCTCCTGGTGAACGTCCTGACATGTCCCAGGTCTGTTATTTATATAGATTTCCAGTCATAGACCTCAAAGATCTGGATGGGCCTCGTAGAATA AAGGTAGTCAATGAGATTAAGAGGTCATGCGAGGAGGATGGTTTTTTCCAG ATCATGAACCATGGAGTGCCAGAAACTGTGATGAAAAGCATGATGGGCATTGCCAAAGAATTTTTTGAAATGCGTGTGGAAGATAGGGTTTGTCTCTATTCAGAGGACCCACGGCAGGCTGTCAAGGTTTATACAAGCTTCAATGTCAACAAAGATAAATTCTTTAgctggaaggattctctaagacaCCCATGTCATCCGCTGGAGGAATTTATCAATTCATGGCCTCAAAAGCCTACACTTTACAG AGAGGTTGCAGGAATTTATGCTAAGGAGATACGAGTACTGGTTCTAAGGCTTCTGGCTGCAATTTCTGAAGCTCTGGGACAAGATTCTGATTATTTGAATGCAATCTTTGGAAAGCATACTCAGGAAATGCTCATAAATTACTATCCTCCATGCCCAAATCCAGATCTTACCTTTGGTGTTGTACCTCATTCAGATCCAAGTGGCATCACTGTTCTGATGCAAGGAGATGTGAGCGGTCTGCAAGTGCTAAAAGATGGGAAATGGTTTGCAGTAGAACCAATACCCAATGCTTTTGTGGTCAATTTGGCTGATCAACTTCAG GTTATAAGCAATGGAAGATTCAAAAGCTCCGAGCACAGGGCTGTAACCAATAAAACTACTGCACGTATATCTATTCCCTCCTTCTATGGGCCTTCGTTTGATTCCTTCATTGCTCCTGCAGCATCCATGGTGGATGAGGAGCATCCGGCTTTATACAGAGGATATAAATTTGAAGAATACATGACGGCATTCTTTGGCCAAACTTTGAAGGGCAAGAGCATTTTGGATCGCTTCAAGATTGAAGTCAATCCATGA
- the LOC131046760 gene encoding protein DMR6-LIKE OXYGENASE 2 isoform X1, whose product MTSIAPVVEKLLSNHHNHLQGQDKYVFPPGERLDMSQICHSYTFPIIDLKDLDGPHRIKLVNEIRQACEEDGFFQIINHGASETVMKSMMGIAKEFFEMPVEDRVCLNSENLRETVRIFTSFNVTKGQPFEWKDYLRHPCHPLEEFINSWPQKPALYREVAGKYCKELRVLVLRLLAAISEALGQDPDYLNEIFGNHSQVLHISYYRACPNPDLTFGIAPHSDPRGITVLMQGDVSGLEVLKDGKWVAVEPIPNAFVVNLADQLEVISNGRFKSAEHRAVTNKTTARISIPTFYGPSLDTFIAPAAAMVDEEHPALYRGYKFEEYMAAFWSKCGLKGKSILDRFKIEVSP is encoded by the exons ATGACATCCATAGCCCCTGTTGTGGAGAAACTCCTGTCCAATCACCACAATCATCTTCAGGGTCAGGATAAGTACGTCTTTCCTCCGGGTGAACGTCTTGACATGTCCCAGATCTGTCATTCTTATACGTTTCCAATCATTGACCTCAAAGATTTGGATGGACCTCATAGAATAAAGTTAGTGAATGAGATTAGGCAGGCATGCGAGGAGGATGGCTTCTTCCAG ATCATAAACCACGGAGCGTCAGAAACTGTGATGAAAAGCATGATGGGCATTGCCAAAGAGTTTTTTGAAATGCCAGTGGAAGACAGGGTTTGTCTCAATTCAGAGAACCTAAGGGAGACTGTCAGGATTTTCACAAGCTTCAATGTCACTAAAGGTCAACCCTTTGAGTGGAAGGATTATCTAAGACACCCATGTCATCCGCTGGAGGAATTTATCAATTCATGGCCTCAAAAGCCTGCACTTTACAG AGAAGTTGCGGGGAAGTATTGCAAGGAGCTAAGAGTACTAGTTCTAAGGCTTCTGGCTGCAATTTCTGAAGCTCTGGGACAAGATCCTGATTATTTGAATGAAATCTTTGGAAATCATAGCCAGGTACTGCACATAAGTTACTATCGTGCATGCCCAAATCCAGATCTTACCTTTGGCATAGCACCTCATTCAGATCCACGTGGCATAACTGTTCTGATGCAAGGAGATGTGAGTGGCCTGGAAgtgctaaaagatggaaaatggGTTGCAGTAGAACCAATACCCAATGCCTTTGTGGTCAATTTGGCTGATCAACTTGAG GTTATAAGCAATGGGAGATTCAAAAGCGCCGAGCACAGGGCTGTAACCAATAAAACTACTGCACGTATATCTATTCCCACCTTCTATGGGCCTTCGTTGGATACCTTCATAGCTCCTGCAGCAGCCATGGTGGATGAGGAGCATCCGGCTTTATACAGAGGATATAAGTTTGAAGAATACATGGCAGCATTCTGGAGCAAATGTGGTTTGAAGGGCAAGAGCATTTTGGATCGCTTCAAGATCGAAGTCAGTCCATGA
- the LOC131046760 gene encoding protein DMR6-LIKE OXYGENASE 2 isoform X2, with translation MTSIAPVVEKLLSNHHNHLQGQDKYVFPPGERLDMSQICHSYTFPIIDLKDLDGPHRIKLVNEIRQACEEDGFFQIINHGASETVMKSMMGIAKEFFEMPVEDRVCLNSENLRETVRIFTSFNVTKGQPFEWKDYLRHPCHPLEEFINSWPQKPALYREVAGKYCKELRVLVLRLLAAISEALGQDPDYLNEIFGNHSQVISNGRFKSAEHRAVTNKTTARISIPTFYGPSLDTFIAPAAAMVDEEHPALYRGYKFEEYMAAFWSKCGLKGKSILDRFKIEVSP, from the exons ATGACATCCATAGCCCCTGTTGTGGAGAAACTCCTGTCCAATCACCACAATCATCTTCAGGGTCAGGATAAGTACGTCTTTCCTCCGGGTGAACGTCTTGACATGTCCCAGATCTGTCATTCTTATACGTTTCCAATCATTGACCTCAAAGATTTGGATGGACCTCATAGAATAAAGTTAGTGAATGAGATTAGGCAGGCATGCGAGGAGGATGGCTTCTTCCAG ATCATAAACCACGGAGCGTCAGAAACTGTGATGAAAAGCATGATGGGCATTGCCAAAGAGTTTTTTGAAATGCCAGTGGAAGACAGGGTTTGTCTCAATTCAGAGAACCTAAGGGAGACTGTCAGGATTTTCACAAGCTTCAATGTCACTAAAGGTCAACCCTTTGAGTGGAAGGATTATCTAAGACACCCATGTCATCCGCTGGAGGAATTTATCAATTCATGGCCTCAAAAGCCTGCACTTTACAG AGAAGTTGCGGGGAAGTATTGCAAGGAGCTAAGAGTACTAGTTCTAAGGCTTCTGGCTGCAATTTCTGAAGCTCTGGGACAAGATCCTGATTATTTGAATGAAATCTTTGGAAATCATAGCCAG GTTATAAGCAATGGGAGATTCAAAAGCGCCGAGCACAGGGCTGTAACCAATAAAACTACTGCACGTATATCTATTCCCACCTTCTATGGGCCTTCGTTGGATACCTTCATAGCTCCTGCAGCAGCCATGGTGGATGAGGAGCATCCGGCTTTATACAGAGGATATAAGTTTGAAGAATACATGGCAGCATTCTGGAGCAAATGTGGTTTGAAGGGCAAGAGCATTTTGGATCGCTTCAAGATCGAAGTCAGTCCATGA